A region of Clupea harengus unplaced genomic scaffold, Ch_v2.0.2, whole genome shotgun sequence DNA encodes the following proteins:
- the sgk2a gene encoding serine/threonine-protein kinase Sgk2: MAHCNQLSPTSPSDVNLGASANPHAKPTDFDFLAVIGKGTFGKVLLAKLKSDGKFYAVKVLQKKVILKKKEQKNIMAERNVLLKSLDHPFLVGLHYSFQTPEKLYFVLDYVNGGELFFHLQRERCFSEPRARFYAAELASAIGYLHSLNIVYRDLKPENILLDAQGHIVLTDFGLCKEGIEPEATTNTFCGTPEYLSPEMLRKEPYDRTVDWWCLGAVLYEMLYSLPPFYSRDVAQMYDGILFKPLRLPPGKSDAVCHLLQGLLQKDQRCRLGATSDFMEIKNHIFFSPINWDDLCKKKITPPYKPNVKGPADIQNIDPEFTREMVSSSVGRTPDLASSFATSGSGSSSAFVGFSYAPGEDSFL, translated from the exons ATGGCACATTGTAATCAA CTTTCACCAACATCGCCAAGCGATGTCAATCTTGGAGCTTCAGCCAACCCCCA TGCTAAACCTACTGACTTTGATTTCCTTGCTGTTATTGGAAAAGGGACGTTCGGAAAG GTCCTGCTTGCCAAGCTGAAGTCGGATGGAAAATTTTACGCAGTGAAGGTTTTGCAAAAGAAAGTCATACTGAAGAAAAAAGAG CAAAAAAACATCATGGCCGAGCGGAATGTCCTGCTGAAGAGCCTGGATCACCCCTTCCTGGTTGGGCTGCACTACTCCTTCCAGACACCGGAGAAGCTTTACTTTGTCCTGGACTATGTCAACGGAGGAGAG cTTTTCTTCCACCTGCAAAGAGAGCGGTGCTTCTCTGAACCGCGAGCTCGCTTTTACGCTGCAGAGTTAGCCAGTGCTATTGGTTACCTGCACTCTCTCAATATTGTGTACAG GGATTTAAAACCAGAAAACATCTTGTTGGATGCTCAG GGCCACATAGTTCTAACTGACTTCGGCTTGTGCAAAGAGGGGATTGAACCAGAGGCCACTACAAACACTTTTTGTGGTACCCCAGAG TACCTTTCCCCGGAGATGCTGAGGAAAGAGCCATATGACCGCACAGTGGACTGGTGGTGCCTGGGAGCTGTGCTTTATGAAATGTTGTACAGCCTG CCTCCATTCTACAGCCGGGATGTAGCCCAGATGTACGATGGTATTCTCTTCAAGCCGCTACGCCTGCCTCCGGGGAAGTCCGATGCTGTGTGCCACCTTCTCCAGGGGCTTCTGCAGAAAGACCAGCGTTGCCGTTTAGGGGCTACTTCTGACTTT ATGGAGATAAAAAAccacatttttttctcccccatcaACTGGGATGACCTCTGTAAGAAAAAAATCACTCCTCCATACAAGCCCAACGTG AAGGGCCCAGCTGACATTCAGAACATCGACCCAGAGTTCACCCGAGAGATGGTATCCAGTTCGGTGGGCCGCACTCCAGATCTTGCCTCTAGTTTTGCCACCAGCGGCTCCGGCAGCTCCAGTGCTTTCGTTGGCTTCTCTTATGCCCCTGGTGAAGACAGCTTTCTCTGA